Proteins co-encoded in one Gossypium arboreum isolate Shixiya-1 chromosome 11, ASM2569848v2, whole genome shotgun sequence genomic window:
- the LOC128283966 gene encoding secreted RxLR effector protein 161-like, translated as MCDLGRMTYFLGMEVSQTQDGIFLSQKSFAFKILTKFSMQNCKATSKPVAVGEKLLSQGNFVQVNEFVYRSLVGCLLYLTTIRPAIMFAVSLLSRLMHCCNEKHFQATKRVLRYIKGTLSYGIPFSKAERLKLVGYTDSDWASSIDDMKSTSGYVFTLGSAIFSWSSKKQSVVAQSTVDAEYVVAAGAINQATWLRKILVDLNLHQKEATGIMCDNQSAVAIAKNPVFYGKAKHFKIKFHFVREMEQT; from the coding sequence ATGTGTGATCTAGGGAGGATGACTTATTTCCTTGGGATGGAGGTGTCACAAACTCAGGATGGAATTTTCCTAAGTCAAAAGTCTTTTGCCTTCAAAATTCTGACAAAATTCTCCATGCAAAATTGCAAAGCAACAAGCAAACCAGTCGCTGTTGGAGAGAAACTATTGAGCCAAGGTAATTTTGTGCAGGTTAATGAATTTGTTTATAGGAGCTTAGTTGGTTGTTTATTGTATTTGACTACCATCAGGCCAGCTATTATGTTTGCTGTGAGTTTGCTCTCGAGATTGATGCATTGTTGCAATGAGAAACATTTTCAAGCTACCAAGAGAGTTCTCAGGTACATCAAAGGTACTTTGAGCTATGGTATACCGTTTAGCAAGGCTGAAAGACTGAAATTGGTTGGCTATACTGATAGTGACTGGGCTAGCTCAATAGATGACATGAAAAGTACCTCAGGATATGTTTTCACCCTTGGTTCAGCCATATTTAGCTGGAGCTCAAAGAAGCAAAGTGTTGTTGCTCAGTCAACTGTTGACGCAGAATATGTGGTAGCTGCTGGAGCTATCAACCAAGCCACTTGGCTGAGAAAAATCTTGGTTGATTTGAATCTACACCAAAAGGAAGCAACAGGGATCATGTGTGACAATCAAtctgctgttgcaattgcaaagaatcctGTCTTTTATGGGAAAGCAAAACactttaaaatcaaatttcattttGTTAGGGAGATGGAGCAAACTTGA
- the LOC108472326 gene encoding uncharacterized mitochondrial protein AtMg00810-like — translation MADRRNTWNSHLVLRYQLRVSATKADTSLFIRTSSENVVLLMVYVDDIVIIGSSNAEVDSMVCQLHHKFALKDMGQLSFFLGIDVQHMSLGVFLSQKKYILEILAKTDMEGAAATPTPMINTPKLTTSDGSPPFPNVHLYRNSAGML, via the exons ATGGCGGATAGAAGAAATACATGGAATAGCCACCTGGTTTTAAGGTACCAG CTCCGTGTTAGTGCTACCAAGGCTGATACCTCGTTGTTTATCCGTACATCGTCTGAGAATGTAGTGCTCCTTatggtgtatgttgatgatatcgTAATAATAGGCAGTTCAAACGCTGAGGTGGATAGTATGGTTTGCCAACTTCATCACAAATTTGCCCTCAAGGACATGGGGCAGCTAAGTTTCTTCTTAGGCATTGACGTGCAGCACatgtctctaggggtgttccttAGTCAGAAAAAATACATTTTAGAGATACTTGCTAAGACCGACATGGAAGGAGCAGCAGCTACTCCTACACCTATGATAAACACTCCAAAATTGACTACTTCCGATGGCAGTCCTCCTTTCCCTAATGTTCATTTATATCGTAATTCAGCAGGAATGCTTTAG